The Rhodocytophaga rosea genome has a segment encoding these proteins:
- a CDS encoding sll1863 family stress response protein — MKLIKNALHQIAALAIAAVFVLGMDSCASNKNTTADDQSVKETVKDADKEISENIQNTADKVAGKVDEGAKEARDEADELSKEAKEEANDMKAETNQERDEFVAKIRKDREELGTKLDRLQSKIDEKGDQAKAKYKDRIQDIKDQQDKLDNKLEEVGNATGDAWKDMKKDIEDTASKVNDSFKAMSDELDKDN; from the coding sequence ATGAAACTAATTAAGAATGCTTTACATCAAATAGCAGCTCTTGCCATAGCCGCCGTTTTTGTATTAGGTATGGATTCCTGCGCTTCAAATAAAAACACTACTGCCGATGACCAGAGTGTAAAAGAAACTGTTAAGGATGCCGATAAAGAAATCTCGGAAAATATCCAGAATACAGCCGATAAGGTAGCAGGTAAAGTTGATGAAGGAGCAAAAGAAGCAAGAGATGAAGCCGATGAACTGAGCAAAGAAGCCAAGGAGGAGGCTAACGACATGAAGGCTGAAACCAACCAGGAGCGTGATGAATTTGTTGCTAAAATCCGCAAAGACCGTGAGGAACTGGGTACCAAGCTAGATCGCCTGCAATCAAAAATTGATGAGAAAGGTGACCAGGCTAAAGCTAAATACAAAGACCGCATCCAGGATATTAAAGATCAGCAGGATAAGCTTGACAACAAACTGGAAGAAGTAGGCAATGCTACGGGAGATGCCTGGAAAGACATGAAGAAAGACATCGAAGATACTGCTTCTAAGGTAAATGATTCGTTCAAAGCTATGAGTGATGAATTAGATAAGGATAATTAA
- a CDS encoding glycosyltransferase family 9 protein: MPKQKILIIRFSSIGDIVLTTPVIRTLKLQLEDAEVHYCTKLKYRSIVEHNPYLDKCFYLEDSLADLLRQLKAEKYDYIIDLHHNIRTRIIKLRLGVKSYSFNKLNYSKWLLVRFKINKLPNIHIVDRYMETVLPLGVKTDQFGLEYFIPDKDVVEKDWLPLTHQRGFVAYAIGGQHNTKKLPVSRMIELCDKINKPIVLLGGKEDAENGEAIVNFFEKHERNASYEPALASLNKKALIYNACGKYNLNQSASIIQQSYVVFTHDTGLMHIAAAFKKKVYSIWGNTIPAFGMYPYRTSFVIFENNKIACRPCSKLGYPKCPLGHFKCMNDILFDFYIP, from the coding sequence ATGCCTAAACAAAAAATACTGATTATCCGCTTTTCTTCTATTGGTGACATTGTACTGACAACGCCTGTGATCCGGACTCTAAAACTGCAACTGGAAGACGCAGAAGTACATTATTGCACAAAACTGAAATACAGATCTATTGTAGAACACAATCCGTATCTGGATAAATGTTTTTACCTGGAAGATAGTCTGGCCGATTTGCTTCGCCAGTTAAAGGCTGAAAAATATGATTATATCATTGATCTCCACCATAACATCCGCACAAGAATTATCAAACTAAGGCTGGGCGTAAAATCGTATAGTTTTAATAAACTTAATTACTCCAAATGGCTGCTTGTACGCTTTAAGATCAATAAACTGCCTAATATCCATATAGTTGACCGTTACATGGAAACTGTATTGCCACTTGGTGTAAAAACCGACCAGTTCGGCCTCGAATATTTCATTCCAGATAAAGATGTCGTAGAAAAAGACTGGCTGCCGCTTACGCATCAACGGGGTTTTGTGGCCTATGCCATTGGTGGGCAACACAATACTAAAAAGTTGCCGGTTTCCCGCATGATCGAACTTTGTGATAAGATTAATAAGCCTATTGTATTGCTGGGCGGCAAAGAAGATGCAGAAAATGGAGAGGCCATCGTTAATTTTTTTGAAAAACACGAACGCAATGCTTCCTACGAACCAGCCTTAGCCAGCCTCAATAAAAAAGCCTTGATTTATAATGCCTGTGGCAAATATAACTTAAATCAGTCGGCCTCTATTATTCAGCAATCATATGTGGTATTTACGCATGATACCGGATTGATGCACATTGCGGCTGCTTTTAAGAAGAAAGTATATTCCATCTGGGGAAATACGATTCCGGCCTTTGGCATGTACCCCTACCGTACATCTTTTGTTATTTTCGAAAATAATAAAATTGCCTGCCGCCCTTGTTCTAAACTGGGGTATCCCAAATGTCCGCTGGGGCATTTTAAGTGTATGAATGACATTTTGTTTGATTTTTACATTCCGTGA